GGCGTACTGGATGGCCTTCACGATGTTGTGGTAGCCGGTGCACCGGCAGAGATTCCCCTCCAGCTGATGCCGGATCTCCGCCTCGGAGGGCTTCGGATAGCGCTGCAGGAGCTGGGCGGCGGACATGATCATGCCCGGCGTGCAGAAGCCGCACTGCAGCCCGTGCTTCTCCCAGAAGCCTTCCTGGATGGGATGGAGCTTGCCGTCCTTCGCCATCCCCTCGATCGTGCTGATCTGCGCGCCGTCGGCCTGCACGGCGAGAAGCGTGCAGGACTTCACCGCCTGCCCGTTCATGTGAATGGTGCAGGCGCCGCACTGGCT
This region of Candidatus Methylomirabilota bacterium genomic DNA includes:
- a CDS encoding (2Fe-2S)-binding protein; its protein translation is MKKTVTITINGTPYTHEVEHRLLLVHFIRELAGLTGTHVGCDTSQCGACTIHMNGQAVKSCTLLAVQADGAQISTIEGMAKDGKLHPIQEGFWEKHGLQCGFCTPGMIMSAAQLLQRYPKPSEAEIRHQLEGNLCRCTGYHNIVKAIQYAAENMAKR